A window of Ovis canadensis isolate MfBH-ARS-UI-01 breed Bighorn chromosome X, ARS-UI_OviCan_v2, whole genome shotgun sequence contains these coding sequences:
- the TFE3 gene encoding transcription factor E3 isoform X2, giving the protein MSHAAEPARDGVEASAEGPRAVFLLLEDRRPADSAQLLSLNSLLPESGIVADIELENVLDPDSFYELKSQPLSLRSSLPISLQATPATPATLSASSSAEGSRTPAMSSSSSSRVLLRQQLMRAQAQEQERRERREQASSFPSPAPASPAISVVGVSAGGHTLGRPPPAQVPREVLKVQTHLENPTRYHLQQARRQQVKQYLSTTLGPKLASQALTPPPGGASAQPLPTPEAAHAPGPTSSAPNSPMALLTIGSSSEKEIDDVIDEIISLESSYNDEMLSYLPGGNTGLQLPSTLPVSGNLLDVYSNQGVATPAITVSNSCPAELPNIKREISETEAKALLKERQKKDNHNLIERRRRFNINDRIKELGTLIPKSSDPEMRWNKGTILKASVDYIRKLQKEQQRSKDLESRQRSLEQANRSLQLRIQELELQAQIHGLPVPPTPGLLSLAATSASDSLKPEQLDVEEEGRPGTAIFHAAGGLAQSAPHQQPPPPPSDALLDLHFPSDHLGDLGDPFHLGLEDILMEEEEGVVGGLSGGTLSPLRAASDPLLSSVSPAVSKASSRRSSFSMEEES; this is encoded by the exons ATGTCTCATGCGGCCGAGCCAGCTCGGGACGGCGTAGAGGCCAGCGCGGAGGGCCCTCGAGCCGTGTTCCTGTTGTTGGAGGACCGCAGGCCGGCCGACTCAGCCCAGCTGCTCAG CCTGAACTCTTTGCTTCCGGAGTCCGGGATTGTTGCTGACATCGAGTTAGAAAACGTCCTTGATCCAGACAGCTTCTACGAGCTCAAAAGCCAGCCCCTATCGCTACGCTCAAG CCTCCCAATATCACTGCAGGCCACCCCAGCCACCCCAGCTACACTCTCTGCATCATCTTCTGCAGAGGGCTCCAGGACCCCTGCCATGTCGTCCTCTTCTTCATCGCGGGTCTTGCTGCGGCAGCAGCTAATGCGGGCCCAGGCCCAGGAACAGGAGAGGCGTGAGCGTCGGGAACAGGCCTCTTCCTTCCCTAGTCCTGCACCTGCCTCTCCCGCCATCTCTGTGGTTGGCGTCTCTGCTGGGGGCCACACACTGGGTCGTCCTCCCCCAGCTCAGGTGCCCAGGGAGGTGCTCAAG GTGCAGACCCATCTGGAGAACCCAACACGCTATCATCTACAGCAGGCGCGCCGACAGCAGGTGAAACAGTACCTGTCCACCACACTTGGGCCCAAGCTGGCTTCCCAGGCCCTCACCCCACCACCAGGGGGTGCTAGTGCCCAGCCGCTCCCCACCCCCGAGGCTGCCCACGCTCCTGGCCCCACCAGCAGTGCTCCCAACAGCCCCATGGCGCTGCTCACCATCGGGTCTAGCTCAGAGAAGGAG ATTGATGATGTAATCGATGAGATCATTAGCCTGGAGTCCAGTTACAATGATGAGATGCTCAGCTATCTGCCTGGGGGCAACACAGGGCTGCAGCTCCCCAGCACG CTGCCTGTATCAGGGAATCTGCTTGATGTGTATAGTAATCAGGGCGTAGCCACACCAGCCATTACTGTCAGCAACTCCTGTCCAGCTGAGCTGCCCAATATCAAACGGGAGATCTCTG AGACAGAGGCCAAGGCCCTTTTGAAGGAACGGCAGAAGAAAGACAATCACAACCTGA TTGAACGTCGCAGGCGATTCAACATTAACGACAGGATCAAGGAGTTGGGCACCCTCATCCCCAAGTCCAGTGACCC GGAGATGCGCTGGAACAAGGGCACCATCCTAAAAGCCTCCGTGGATTACATCCGCAAGTTGCAGAAGGAGCAACAGCGCTCCAAAGACCTGGAGAGCCGGCAGCGATCCCTGGAGCAAGCCAACCGCAGCCTGCAGCTCCGAATCCAG GAGCTGGAGCTGCAGGCCCAGATTCATGGTCTGCCGGTGCCTCCCACCCCAGGGCTGCTCTCGCTGGCTGCAACTTCAGCCTCTGACAGTCTCAAGCCAGAGCAGCTGGATGTTGAAGAGGAAGGCAGGCCAGGCACAGCAATTTTTCATGCAGCAGGGGGCCTTGCCCAAAGTGCTCCCCATCAgcagcccccaccaccaccctcggATGCACTTCTGGACCTGCACTTTCCCAGCGACCACCTGGGAGATCTGGGCGACCCCTTCCACCTGGGGCTGGAGGACATtctgatggaggaggaggagggggtggtggggggactgTCAGGGGGCACCCTGTCCCCACTGCGGGCTGCCTCTGatcccctgctttcttcagtaTCCCCTGCAGTCTCCAAGGCCAGCAGTCGCCGCAGCAGCTTCAGCATGGAAGAGGAGTCCTGA
- the TFE3 gene encoding transcription factor E3 isoform X4 gives MSSSSSSRVLLRQQLMRAQAQEQERRERREQASSFPSPAPASPAISVVGVSAGGHTLGRPPPAQVPREVLKVQTHLENPTRYHLQQARRQQVKQYLSTTLGPKLASQALTPPPGGASAQPLPTPEAAHAPGPTSSAPNSPMALLTIGSSSEKEIDDVIDEIISLESSYNDEMLSYLPGGNTGLQLPSTLPVSGNLLDVYSNQGVATPAITVSNSCPAELPNIKREISETEAKALLKERQKKDNHNLIERRRRFNINDRIKELGTLIPKSSDPEMRWNKGTILKASVDYIRKLQKEQQRSKDLESRQRSLEQANRSLQLRIQELELQAQIHGLPVPPTPGLLSLAATSASDSLKPEQLDVEEEGRPGTAIFHAAGGLAQSAPHQQPPPPPSDALLDLHFPSDHLGDLGDPFHLGLEDILMEEEEGVVGGLSGGTLSPLRAASDPLLSSVSPAVSKASSRRSSFSMEEES, from the exons ATGTCGTCCTCTTCTTCATCGCGGGTCTTGCTGCGGCAGCAGCTAATGCGGGCCCAGGCCCAGGAACAGGAGAGGCGTGAGCGTCGGGAACAGGCCTCTTCCTTCCCTAGTCCTGCACCTGCCTCTCCCGCCATCTCTGTGGTTGGCGTCTCTGCTGGGGGCCACACACTGGGTCGTCCTCCCCCAGCTCAGGTGCCCAGGGAGGTGCTCAAG GTGCAGACCCATCTGGAGAACCCAACACGCTATCATCTACAGCAGGCGCGCCGACAGCAGGTGAAACAGTACCTGTCCACCACACTTGGGCCCAAGCTGGCTTCCCAGGCCCTCACCCCACCACCAGGGGGTGCTAGTGCCCAGCCGCTCCCCACCCCCGAGGCTGCCCACGCTCCTGGCCCCACCAGCAGTGCTCCCAACAGCCCCATGGCGCTGCTCACCATCGGGTCTAGCTCAGAGAAGGAG ATTGATGATGTAATCGATGAGATCATTAGCCTGGAGTCCAGTTACAATGATGAGATGCTCAGCTATCTGCCTGGGGGCAACACAGGGCTGCAGCTCCCCAGCACG CTGCCTGTATCAGGGAATCTGCTTGATGTGTATAGTAATCAGGGCGTAGCCACACCAGCCATTACTGTCAGCAACTCCTGTCCAGCTGAGCTGCCCAATATCAAACGGGAGATCTCTG AGACAGAGGCCAAGGCCCTTTTGAAGGAACGGCAGAAGAAAGACAATCACAACCTGA TTGAACGTCGCAGGCGATTCAACATTAACGACAGGATCAAGGAGTTGGGCACCCTCATCCCCAAGTCCAGTGACCC GGAGATGCGCTGGAACAAGGGCACCATCCTAAAAGCCTCCGTGGATTACATCCGCAAGTTGCAGAAGGAGCAACAGCGCTCCAAAGACCTGGAGAGCCGGCAGCGATCCCTGGAGCAAGCCAACCGCAGCCTGCAGCTCCGAATCCAG GAGCTGGAGCTGCAGGCCCAGATTCATGGTCTGCCGGTGCCTCCCACCCCAGGGCTGCTCTCGCTGGCTGCAACTTCAGCCTCTGACAGTCTCAAGCCAGAGCAGCTGGATGTTGAAGAGGAAGGCAGGCCAGGCACAGCAATTTTTCATGCAGCAGGGGGCCTTGCCCAAAGTGCTCCCCATCAgcagcccccaccaccaccctcggATGCACTTCTGGACCTGCACTTTCCCAGCGACCACCTGGGAGATCTGGGCGACCCCTTCCACCTGGGGCTGGAGGACATtctgatggaggaggaggagggggtggtggggggactgTCAGGGGGCACCCTGTCCCCACTGCGGGCTGCCTCTGatcccctgctttcttcagtaTCCCCTGCAGTCTCCAAGGCCAGCAGTCGCCGCAGCAGCTTCAGCATGGAAGAGGAGTCCTGA
- the TFE3 gene encoding transcription factor E3 isoform X1 — protein sequence MSHAAEPARDGVEASAEGPRAVFLLLEDRRPADSAQLLSLNSLLPESGIVADIELENVLDPDSFYELKSQPLSLRSSLPISLQATPATPATLSASSSAEGSRTPAMSSSSSSRVLLRQQLMRAQAQEQERRERREQASSFPSPAPASPAISVVGVSAGGHTLGRPPPAQVPREVLKVQTHLENPTRYHLQQARRQQVKQYLSTTLGPKLASQALTPPPGGASAQPLPTPEAAHAPGPTSSAPNSPMALLTIGSSSEKEVSGCRRPSHAPPTPASSNALLYFSQIDDVIDEIISLESSYNDEMLSYLPGGNTGLQLPSTLPVSGNLLDVYSNQGVATPAITVSNSCPAELPNIKREISETEAKALLKERQKKDNHNLIERRRRFNINDRIKELGTLIPKSSDPEMRWNKGTILKASVDYIRKLQKEQQRSKDLESRQRSLEQANRSLQLRIQELELQAQIHGLPVPPTPGLLSLAATSASDSLKPEQLDVEEEGRPGTAIFHAAGGLAQSAPHQQPPPPPSDALLDLHFPSDHLGDLGDPFHLGLEDILMEEEEGVVGGLSGGTLSPLRAASDPLLSSVSPAVSKASSRRSSFSMEEES from the exons ATGTCTCATGCGGCCGAGCCAGCTCGGGACGGCGTAGAGGCCAGCGCGGAGGGCCCTCGAGCCGTGTTCCTGTTGTTGGAGGACCGCAGGCCGGCCGACTCAGCCCAGCTGCTCAG CCTGAACTCTTTGCTTCCGGAGTCCGGGATTGTTGCTGACATCGAGTTAGAAAACGTCCTTGATCCAGACAGCTTCTACGAGCTCAAAAGCCAGCCCCTATCGCTACGCTCAAG CCTCCCAATATCACTGCAGGCCACCCCAGCCACCCCAGCTACACTCTCTGCATCATCTTCTGCAGAGGGCTCCAGGACCCCTGCCATGTCGTCCTCTTCTTCATCGCGGGTCTTGCTGCGGCAGCAGCTAATGCGGGCCCAGGCCCAGGAACAGGAGAGGCGTGAGCGTCGGGAACAGGCCTCTTCCTTCCCTAGTCCTGCACCTGCCTCTCCCGCCATCTCTGTGGTTGGCGTCTCTGCTGGGGGCCACACACTGGGTCGTCCTCCCCCAGCTCAGGTGCCCAGGGAGGTGCTCAAG GTGCAGACCCATCTGGAGAACCCAACACGCTATCATCTACAGCAGGCGCGCCGACAGCAGGTGAAACAGTACCTGTCCACCACACTTGGGCCCAAGCTGGCTTCCCAGGCCCTCACCCCACCACCAGGGGGTGCTAGTGCCCAGCCGCTCCCCACCCCCGAGGCTGCCCACGCTCCTGGCCCCACCAGCAGTGCTCCCAACAGCCCCATGGCGCTGCTCACCATCGGGTCTAGCTCAGAGAAGGAGGTGAGTGGCTGCAGACGACCCTCACATGCTCCCCCTACCCCAGCTTCTTCTAATGCTCTTCTGTATTTCTCCCAGATTGATGATGTAATCGATGAGATCATTAGCCTGGAGTCCAGTTACAATGATGAGATGCTCAGCTATCTGCCTGGGGGCAACACAGGGCTGCAGCTCCCCAGCACG CTGCCTGTATCAGGGAATCTGCTTGATGTGTATAGTAATCAGGGCGTAGCCACACCAGCCATTACTGTCAGCAACTCCTGTCCAGCTGAGCTGCCCAATATCAAACGGGAGATCTCTG AGACAGAGGCCAAGGCCCTTTTGAAGGAACGGCAGAAGAAAGACAATCACAACCTGA TTGAACGTCGCAGGCGATTCAACATTAACGACAGGATCAAGGAGTTGGGCACCCTCATCCCCAAGTCCAGTGACCC GGAGATGCGCTGGAACAAGGGCACCATCCTAAAAGCCTCCGTGGATTACATCCGCAAGTTGCAGAAGGAGCAACAGCGCTCCAAAGACCTGGAGAGCCGGCAGCGATCCCTGGAGCAAGCCAACCGCAGCCTGCAGCTCCGAATCCAG GAGCTGGAGCTGCAGGCCCAGATTCATGGTCTGCCGGTGCCTCCCACCCCAGGGCTGCTCTCGCTGGCTGCAACTTCAGCCTCTGACAGTCTCAAGCCAGAGCAGCTGGATGTTGAAGAGGAAGGCAGGCCAGGCACAGCAATTTTTCATGCAGCAGGGGGCCTTGCCCAAAGTGCTCCCCATCAgcagcccccaccaccaccctcggATGCACTTCTGGACCTGCACTTTCCCAGCGACCACCTGGGAGATCTGGGCGACCCCTTCCACCTGGGGCTGGAGGACATtctgatggaggaggaggagggggtggtggggggactgTCAGGGGGCACCCTGTCCCCACTGCGGGCTGCCTCTGatcccctgctttcttcagtaTCCCCTGCAGTCTCCAAGGCCAGCAGTCGCCGCAGCAGCTTCAGCATGGAAGAGGAGTCCTGA
- the TFE3 gene encoding transcription factor E3 isoform X3, producing the protein MSSSSSSRVLLRQQLMRAQAQEQERRERREQASSFPSPAPASPAISVVGVSAGGHTLGRPPPAQVPREVLKVQTHLENPTRYHLQQARRQQVKQYLSTTLGPKLASQALTPPPGGASAQPLPTPEAAHAPGPTSSAPNSPMALLTIGSSSEKEVSGCRRPSHAPPTPASSNALLYFSQIDDVIDEIISLESSYNDEMLSYLPGGNTGLQLPSTLPVSGNLLDVYSNQGVATPAITVSNSCPAELPNIKREISETEAKALLKERQKKDNHNLIERRRRFNINDRIKELGTLIPKSSDPEMRWNKGTILKASVDYIRKLQKEQQRSKDLESRQRSLEQANRSLQLRIQELELQAQIHGLPVPPTPGLLSLAATSASDSLKPEQLDVEEEGRPGTAIFHAAGGLAQSAPHQQPPPPPSDALLDLHFPSDHLGDLGDPFHLGLEDILMEEEEGVVGGLSGGTLSPLRAASDPLLSSVSPAVSKASSRRSSFSMEEES; encoded by the exons ATGTCGTCCTCTTCTTCATCGCGGGTCTTGCTGCGGCAGCAGCTAATGCGGGCCCAGGCCCAGGAACAGGAGAGGCGTGAGCGTCGGGAACAGGCCTCTTCCTTCCCTAGTCCTGCACCTGCCTCTCCCGCCATCTCTGTGGTTGGCGTCTCTGCTGGGGGCCACACACTGGGTCGTCCTCCCCCAGCTCAGGTGCCCAGGGAGGTGCTCAAG GTGCAGACCCATCTGGAGAACCCAACACGCTATCATCTACAGCAGGCGCGCCGACAGCAGGTGAAACAGTACCTGTCCACCACACTTGGGCCCAAGCTGGCTTCCCAGGCCCTCACCCCACCACCAGGGGGTGCTAGTGCCCAGCCGCTCCCCACCCCCGAGGCTGCCCACGCTCCTGGCCCCACCAGCAGTGCTCCCAACAGCCCCATGGCGCTGCTCACCATCGGGTCTAGCTCAGAGAAGGAGGTGAGTGGCTGCAGACGACCCTCACATGCTCCCCCTACCCCAGCTTCTTCTAATGCTCTTCTGTATTTCTCCCAGATTGATGATGTAATCGATGAGATCATTAGCCTGGAGTCCAGTTACAATGATGAGATGCTCAGCTATCTGCCTGGGGGCAACACAGGGCTGCAGCTCCCCAGCACG CTGCCTGTATCAGGGAATCTGCTTGATGTGTATAGTAATCAGGGCGTAGCCACACCAGCCATTACTGTCAGCAACTCCTGTCCAGCTGAGCTGCCCAATATCAAACGGGAGATCTCTG AGACAGAGGCCAAGGCCCTTTTGAAGGAACGGCAGAAGAAAGACAATCACAACCTGA TTGAACGTCGCAGGCGATTCAACATTAACGACAGGATCAAGGAGTTGGGCACCCTCATCCCCAAGTCCAGTGACCC GGAGATGCGCTGGAACAAGGGCACCATCCTAAAAGCCTCCGTGGATTACATCCGCAAGTTGCAGAAGGAGCAACAGCGCTCCAAAGACCTGGAGAGCCGGCAGCGATCCCTGGAGCAAGCCAACCGCAGCCTGCAGCTCCGAATCCAG GAGCTGGAGCTGCAGGCCCAGATTCATGGTCTGCCGGTGCCTCCCACCCCAGGGCTGCTCTCGCTGGCTGCAACTTCAGCCTCTGACAGTCTCAAGCCAGAGCAGCTGGATGTTGAAGAGGAAGGCAGGCCAGGCACAGCAATTTTTCATGCAGCAGGGGGCCTTGCCCAAAGTGCTCCCCATCAgcagcccccaccaccaccctcggATGCACTTCTGGACCTGCACTTTCCCAGCGACCACCTGGGAGATCTGGGCGACCCCTTCCACCTGGGGCTGGAGGACATtctgatggaggaggaggagggggtggtggggggactgTCAGGGGGCACCCTGTCCCCACTGCGGGCTGCCTCTGatcccctgctttcttcagtaTCCCCTGCAGTCTCCAAGGCCAGCAGTCGCCGCAGCAGCTTCAGCATGGAAGAGGAGTCCTGA